The Meiothermus ruber DSM 1279 genome includes the window TTGGCGATGCCCTCGCCGTGCAGCCTCAGGGCCTCACCGTAAAAGGGCCGGGCCACCCGGTTCACCAGAAAGCCGGGGGCGTCCACCACCTGCACGGGCTCCTTGCCCCAGCTTCGCATCAGCTCCAGCGCGCGCTCCAGCAGCGCCGGGGCGGTCTGTAGCCCCCCCACCACCTCCACCAGCTTCATGCGCTGGGCGGGGTTGAAGAAGTGTAGCCCCAGCACCCGCTCGGGGTGCTTGACCCTGGCGGCGATGGCCGAGATGGAAAAGGTCGAGGTGTTGCTGGCCAGGGTGTTGTTCGGGTTGAGTTCGCCCAGCTGGCCCAGCAGCTCTTGCTTGAGCTCGAGCTGCTCCGGCGCTGCTTCGATAACCCAGGCGGCCTTCGCACACTCCTCCAGCGATTGGGTGGGTTGTATGCGGGCCAGAACCTCGTCCGGCGTGCCCGCCAGGCGGCCCTGCTCGGCCAGCTTTTGCAGGTCAGCGCGAATATCGGCCAGGGCGCGCTCGAGGGCGGCCTCGAGGGGGTCGTAGAGCCAGACCGCATGGCCGGCCAAAGCCGCCACCTCGGCGATGCCCCGACCCATCGTGCCTGCCCCCAGTATTGCTACCGTTTCCTTCACCAAGCCTCCCTCAACCAAACAAACACTCGTTTGTTTAACCTTGTGTTGGGCGACAGTCTAAACGCAGGTTTTCTCACTGTCAAGAACGACAAACCAGGCTACAACTCCACCGTTTGGTCTGGCTTGAATCGGCCTGCTGGCCGACCTCGGCTCAGATCACGTGCTGTGGCAGCCCCTGTAACTCCGACTCCTGCGGCTCTACCCAGCCGCCCTCGAAGGCCTCCAAAAGCGAGCCCTCCAGGAACCAGCTCTTGGGGGTTTTGGCCCCCCACAAGGTCTGGCGGCGGGGGTCGTTGAGGCTCCAGCGGATGGGCTCGAAATCGGGGTCTACCGTGCTGTAGTCGGAGGTGTACAGCTCGATGCGGTGGCCGTCGGGGTCGCGCAGGTACAGGAAGAAGGCGTTGGAGACGCCGTGGCGTCCTGGCCCGCGCTCGATGGCCTCGGTCTCTCTGGCCCCGGCCAGAATGTCGCAGGCCCGGATGATGCTCATGGCATCGGGCATCCAGTAGGCGAAGTGGTGCAGCCGGGGGCCGGTGCCGTTGGTGAGGGCCAGGTCGTGTACGTTGCCCTTGCGGTGAATCCAGGCCGCCCAGATTCGGCCGTCGTCGTCCTCGGTGTACTCCGAGAGGCGGAAGGCCAGCTTATCCATGTACCAGCGGGTCATGGC containing:
- the hpaD gene encoding 3,4-dihydroxyphenylacetate 2,3-dioxygenase, giving the protein MTQMPNIIRIGHGVFYVTDLERSRHFYVDLLGLNVLHESQSALYLRGTEDREWTLKLELAPEPGVKHLGYRVAGELDLQLLAELAQTLGLPHRWESEQDRPRMLRLQDPFGVPVAFYAESQKYPWLLQRYDLHKGPGIQRIDHINVMTPQVEAMTRWYMDKLAFRLSEYTEDDDGRIWAAWIHRKGNVHDLALTNGTGPRLHHFAYWMPDAMSIIRACDILAGARETEAIERGPGRHGVSNAFFLYLRDPDGHRIELYTSDYSTVDPDFEPIRWSLNDPRRQTLWGAKTPKSWFLEGSLLEAFEGGWVEPQESELQGLPQHVI